A genomic region of Desulfobotulus mexicanus contains the following coding sequences:
- a CDS encoding SapC family protein produces the protein MMSDWVVINYKQHKTAGWKKLTNYRFAAEPVAPVSVAEISHLLSEMPLAFSRSAETGVFQLVAVQGLRPGDNVFLSSTGHWAGQYIPACYRAHPFMVMKETSNNKPVLCMDISSEGIQIPAADDDAVRIFDSAGELTPPVSRIVSYLSAHYRTMELTRKLVAQLDDLQLMQHWPIELTTPEGEVIPVGGLFRINEQRIRELTQEAVYDLAVSGAMAIIYAQLFSQSRLKKLVNFYNLQGAAESAIEIDSIDLDEIFGENDDDIIKF, from the coding sequence ATGATGTCTGACTGGGTGGTCATTAATTATAAACAGCATAAAACGGCAGGATGGAAGAAGCTGACCAACTACCGTTTTGCAGCAGAGCCCGTGGCTCCAGTATCCGTGGCAGAAATATCTCACCTGCTTTCTGAAATGCCCCTTGCTTTTTCCCGGTCGGCCGAAACCGGAGTTTTTCAGCTGGTTGCCGTTCAGGGCTTGAGGCCGGGAGACAATGTTTTTCTGAGCAGTACAGGCCATTGGGCTGGCCAGTACATTCCAGCCTGTTACAGGGCACATCCTTTTATGGTCATGAAGGAAACCAGCAATAATAAGCCGGTTTTGTGCATGGATATCAGCAGTGAGGGAATACAGATACCTGCCGCAGATGATGATGCTGTACGGATTTTTGATTCAGCTGGTGAGCTGACTCCGCCTGTCAGTCGTATTGTCAGTTATCTTAGTGCGCATTACCGTACCATGGAGTTGACCCGCAAGCTGGTTGCACAACTAGACGATCTTCAGCTGATGCAGCACTGGCCTATAGAGTTGACAACTCCGGAAGGCGAGGTGATTCCCGTAGGAGGCCTTTTTCGTATAAATGAGCAGCGTATCCGTGAGCTGACACAGGAAGCCGTGTATGACTTAGCAGTGTCTGGAGCCATGGCCATAATATACGCTCAGCTTTTTTCCCAGTCCCGCTTGAAAAAGCTTGTGAATTTCTACAATCTGCAGGGTGCCGCAGAAAGTGCCATTGAGATTGACAGTATCGATCTGGATGAAATTTTTGGTGAAAATGATGATGATATTATCAAATTTTAG